The Megalobrama amblycephala isolate DHTTF-2021 linkage group LG7, ASM1881202v1, whole genome shotgun sequence genome window below encodes:
- the LOC125271685 gene encoding B-cell receptor CD22-like isoform X3: MLMLVRMAPALPLIFLLMIHGVSSAGWGVSYSPSHICALKDSSVIMNCTYTYPTGYKIMRVFWTKNPVKDVDPPDLSEDPEYSQRLQYLGDKQQNCTMRLSHVTLKDSHKYYFRFITNITEGKWTGTPGVTLTVTDLQVESPERVTEGDSVRLTCKSSCTLTDRATFIWYRNSQPLTERRDRNNELLLQSVRREDAGRYSCAVHGHNHISPAVQLNVMYPPRNVSVLITGSGEVVSGDSVTLICSSDSNPPALNFSWFKENESSAVGSGQSFSALQSGRFYCQAHNQHGSQRSDTVTVTVHHGAGRNVIVIAATSGGLFIIIIIIIIILFIIKKRRRDKTEDLTVKQNDLYSDASQRASVHDEPLSEPDSANDAPYASVKPKRFRGNTPESRETEEIQYATVQHPRKKKTKREEENENQYDNIRVHQFDAAVRQSVVETV, from the exons AGTCCTTCACACATCTGTGCACTAAAGGACTCATCAgtgataatgaactgcacttatacatacCCTACTGGATATAAGATCATGAGAGTGTTCTGGACCAAAAACCCTGTAAAGGATGTAGATCCTCCAGATCTGTCTGAGGACCCTGAATACAGTCAGAGGCTTCAGTATCTGGGAGATAAACAGCAGAACTGCACCATGAGActgagtcatgtgacactgaaggattCACACAAGTACTATTTCAGATTCATCACTAATATAACAGAAGGAAAATGGACTGGTACTCCAGGAGTGACTCTTACTGTCACAG atcttcaggtggagtctcctgagagagtgacagagggagattcagtccgtCTGACATGTAAAAGCAGCTGCACTCTGACTGACAGAGCAACATTCATCTGGTACAGAAACTCACAGCCATTAACTGAGAGAAGAGACAGAAACAATGAACTCCTGCTGCAGTCAGTCAGAAGAGAGGATGCAGGCAGATATAGCTGTGCTGTACACGGACACAATCACATCTCTCCTGCTGTTCAGCTCAATGTCATGT ACCCTCCCAGGAACGTCTCAGTGTTGATAACTGGATCTGGTGAAgtagtgtcaggagattcagtgactctgatctgcagcagtgattcaaaccctcctgctctgaacttcagctggtttaaggagaatgaaagctcagctgttggatctggacagagtttcagtgcaCTACAGAGTGGACGCTTCTACTGTCAGGCTCACAATCAACATGGATCTCAGAGATCAGACACTGTAACTGTCACAG TTCATCATGGTGCTGGTAGGAATGTGATTGTGATCGCAGCGACATCTGGAGGattattcatcatcatcatcatcatcatcatcatcctctttATAAT AAAGAAACGAAGGAGAGATAAAACTGAAGATCTCACAGTGAAACAG AATGATCTCTATTCTGACGCGTCACAGAGAGCTTCAGTCCATGACGAGCCTCTTTCTGAACCGGATTCAGCCAATGACGCTCCGTATGCCAGTGTGAAACCAAAGAGATTCAGAGGAAACACTCCTGAATCCAGAGAGACTGAGGAGATCCAGTACGCAACTGTCCAACATCCCAGAAAGAAAAAGACGAAGAGAGAAGAGGAGAACGAAAACCAGTACGACAATATAAGAGTTCATCAGTTTGATGCTGCTGTGag gCAATCAGTTGTTGAAACTGTATAA